In a single window of the Osmerus eperlanus chromosome 2, fOsmEpe2.1, whole genome shotgun sequence genome:
- the mcm5 gene encoding DNA replication licensing factor MCM5, with amino-acid sequence MSGFDDPGVYYSDSFGGGEGHGDESALKRTQIKKRFREFLRQFRVGTDRTGFTYKYRDDLKRHYTLGEFWLEVEMEDLASFDEDMSDCLYKLPSDNLPLLEEAAQEVADEVTRPRPPGEEQVQHIQVMLRSDAHPASIRTLKSEQVSRLVKVPGIVISAAAVRAKATRVALQCRGCRSVISNIPLPPGLQGYALPRKCNTEQAGRVKCPVDPYFIVPDRCVCVDFQTLRLQESPDAVPHGEMPRHLQLYCDRYLCDRVVPGNRVTIMGIYSIKKMAAAKARGREKSSGVGIRASYLRVVGISLDTEGAGRGATSSVSPQEEEELRALAASPDVYASLARSLAPSIYGSEDLKKAIVCLLLGGSRKRLPDGLTRRGDINLLMLGDPGTAKSQLLKFVERCSPIGVYTSGKGSSAAGLTASVLRDPQTRGFIMEGGAMVLADGGVVCIDEFDKMREDDRVAIHEAMEQQTISIAKAGITTTLNSRCSVLAAANSVFGRWDDTKGEDNIDFMPTILSRFDMIFIIKDHHDQQRDMTLARHVMNVHLSAQTQLDGTEGEIPLSTLKKYISYARLKCGPRLSAGAAEKLKNRYVVMRSGAREHERDSDRRASIPITVRQLEAVVRIAESLAKMRLQAVAGEEEVDEALRLFQVSTLDAALSGSLAGVEGFTTQEDQEMVSRIEKQLKRRFAIGSQVSEHSILQDFTKQKYPEQAIIKVLHLMMRRGELQHRMQRKVLYRVK; translated from the exons ATGTCTGGCTTCGATGATCCGGGAGTGTACTACAGTGACAGTTTCGGAGGCGGCGAGGGACACGGAGACGAAAGTGCGTTGAAGCGCACACAGATCAAGAAGCGATTCCGTGAATTTCTCCGACAGTTCAGAGTCGGGACTGATCGTACCGGTTTCACATACAAATACAG GGATGATCTGAAGCGGCACTATACGCTGGGGGAGTTCtggctggaggtggagatggaggacctTGCCAGCTTCGACGAAGACATGAGCGACTGTCTGTACAAGCTGCCCTCGGACAACCTGCCCCTG CTGGAGGAGGCAGCCCAGGAAGTGGCAGATGAGGTGACGAGGCCACGCCCCCCtggggaggagcaggtgcagcACATCCAGGTGATGCTGAGGAGCGAcgcccaccctgcctccataCGCACcctgaag TCGGAGCAGGTGTCCCGGCTGGTGAAGGTGCCGGGCATCGTGATCTCAGCCGCGGCCGTGAGGGCCAAGGCCACCAGGGTGGCTCTGCAGTGTCGAGGATGTCGTTCTGTCATCAGcaacatccccctcccccccggcctGCAGGGCTACGCGCTGCCGCGCAAGTGCAACAC cgaGCAGGCCGGCAGGGTGAAGTGTCCGGTGGATCCCTACTTCATCGTtccagacaggtgtgtgtgtgtggacttccAGACACTCCGCCTGCAGGAGTCACCAGACGCCGTCCCTCATGGAGAGATGCCCCGACACCTGCAGCTGTACtgtgacag GTACCTGTGTGACCGTGTCGTCCCTGGTAACCGGGTCACCATCATGGGCATCTACTCCATAAAGAAGATGGCCGCCGCCAAGGCCCGCGGGCGGGAGAAGAGCTCCGGGGTGGGGATCCGCGCCTCCTACCTGAGGGTGGTGGGCATCAGCCTGGACACAGAGGGGGCAG gacGAGGTGccacctcctctgtctccccgcaggaggaggaggaattgcGAGCGCTGGCGGCCTCCCCTGACGTCTACGCCTCCCTGGCGCGCTCCCTTGCTCCCTCCATCTACGGCAGCGAGGACCTGAAGAAGGCCATCGTGTGCCTGCTGCTCGGAGGGTCTCGCAAGAG ACTCCCAGATGGTCTGACCCGGCGAGGGGACATCAATCTGCTGATGCTGGGAGACCCGGGGACAGCCAAGTCTCAACTGCTGAAGTTTGTGGAGCGCTGTTCTCCTATCGGG GTGTACACCTCAGGGAAGGGCAGCAGTGCGGCAGGGCTGACGGCATCCGTGCTCAGGGACCCCCAGACGCGAGGGTTCATCATGGAGGGAGGGGCCATGGTGCTGGCTGATGGGGGCGTGGTCTGCATCGACGAGTTCGACAAG atgagagaggatgacagAGTAGCGATCCACGAGGCCATGGAACAACAGACCATCTCTATCGCCAAG gcggGCATCACCACCACCCTGAACTCGCGCTGCTCCGTTCTGGCGGCTGCCAACTCCGTGTTCGGCCGCTGGGACGACACCAAGGGGGAGGACAACATTGACTTCATGCCCACCATCCTGTCTCGCTTCGACATGATTTTCATCATCAAAGACCACCACGACCAGCAGAGAGACATG ACTCTGGCTCGTCATGTGATGAACGTCCACCTGAGCGCCCAGACGCAGCTGGACGGCACAGAGGGGGagatccctctctccaccctcaagAAGTACATCTCCTACGCCCGCCT GAAGTGCGGCCCGCGTCTGTCAGCTGGCGCAGCGGAGAAGCTGAAGAATCGTTACGTGGTGATGAGGAGCGGGGCGAGGGAACACGAGAGGGACAGTGACCGCCGGGCCTCCATCCCCATCaccgtcag gcagCTGGAGGCAGTGGTGCGCATCGCTGAGTCCCTGGCTAAGATGAGGCTGCAGGCtgtggcaggggaggaggaggtggacgagGCCCTGCGCCTGTTCCAGGTCTCCACCCTGGACGCAGCGCTCTCCGGCAGCCTGGCAG gTGTGGAGGGCTTCACCACCCAGGAGGATCAGGAGATGGTGTCTCGTATCGAGAAGCAGCTGAAGAGACGCTTTGCCATCGGATCCCAGGTCTCCGAACACAGCATCCTGCAGGACTTCAccaaacag AAGTACCCAGAGCAGGCCATCATCAAGGTTCTCCATCTGATGATGCGGAGAGGAGAGCTGCAGCACCGCATGCAGAGGAAAGTTTTGTACAGGGTCAAGTAA